One Helicoverpa zea isolate HzStark_Cry1AcR chromosome 11, ilHelZeax1.1, whole genome shotgun sequence genomic window carries:
- the LOC124634488 gene encoding uncharacterized protein LOC124634488: protein MPASRCGGCKKYMTSIDAATCIKCNRIHHRACVSLPATGCIPTDWCCPECQKNKVRDNKAETPVRGMANSVLPKEQLSKELVDTSPFSCTALDETSTFSPDLAVELRMFKEELRAEFRLMHKEFLQLRTEVAQLKDALNNSGERMDVIEARVEALELKLEQKILPTNSDYVDNTIAELKCQLNERDQELLLNDIEITGIPESKDDSTLHLVNVLAVKLGITLDERDVVHAERVGATHRNRVVALDGSIAADPAAQRPRSISVRLARRATRDALLRAARVRRGLSTDALDMPGPPHRVYVNERLTRTNRQLFYRARQAASLHGWKYVWTREGKILCRKDDRLKVERIRLEDDVTKIFG from the coding sequence ATGCCTGCATCTAGGTGTGGTGGTTGCAAGAAATATATGACGTCGATAGATGCCGCTACATGCATCAAGTGCAATCGCATACACCATCGAGCTTGCGTTAGTCTGCCTGCAACGGGTTGTATTCCAACGGACTGGTGTTGTCCGGAATGCCAGAAAAACAAAGTTAGGGACAATAAGGCGGAGACACCCGTAAGAGGAATGGCAAATTCGGTCCTTCCAAAGGAGCAGCTCTCTAAGGAACTGGTGGATACCAGCCCGTTTAGTTGTACTGCGCTGGACGAGACTTCAACTTTTTCTCCGGACTTGGCTGTAGAACTTCGGATGTTCAAGGAGGAACTTCGTGCAGAGTTTCGCCTCATGCACAAAGAATTCCTTCAATTGCGGACAGAAGTGGCGCAGCTAAAAGACGCCCTAAATAATTCTGGCGAGCGTATGGACGTGATTGAGGCGCGAGTTGAAGCTCTCGAGCTGAAGCTTGAGCAGAAAATCTTGCCGACCAATAGCGATTACGTCGATAACACTATCGCTGAATTGAAGTGCCAGCTTAACGAGCGTGATCAAGAACTGTTGCTCAACGACATTGAGATCACAGGAATCCCGGAGAGTAAAGACGACAGCACGCTCCACCTCGTGAACGTTCTCGCAGTAAAGCTCGGCATTACACTAGACGAGAGGGACGTCGTCCATGCCGAACGAGTCGGAGCTACGCACCGCAACCGTGTGGTTGCCTTGGATGGCAGTATTGCTGCTGACCCCGCTGCGCAACGGCCGCGGAGTATATCGGTGCGCCTGGCGAGGCGCGCGACCCGCGACGCGCTACTGCGCGCGGCCCGAGTGCGTCGTGGCTTGAGTACGGATGCACTCGATATGCCTGGGCCGCCGCACCGTGTCTACGTCAACGAGCGCCTCACGCGCACTAATCGCCAGTTATTTTATCGCGCCCGCCAGGCAGCGAGTCTGCATGGCTGGAAGTATGTGTGGACAAGGGAGGGAAAAATATTGTGTCGCAAGGACGATCGTTTGAAGGTAGAACGTATTAGACTTGAAGATGATGTTACCAAAATTTTTGGCTAA
- the LOC124634408 gene encoding uncharacterized protein LOC124634408: MKSIYIVGIIILMGQTECFVEDTTSIKILKEQRTLLRKLQNFQEPKDVKPLTWNEMLADVLVNRIKIFSFHKVNENEIVKDDKPAKTNIVTTAVSQVMLFYKNCIYDKWRIKYEEPSHTVEITTEDGVVSVTTTADIDDPKGDVEIIEPRYHGKQIDGDPDDDEAVVNCPEEFIKDEQGNCVNIHSRLIISVPNQCPYGYRRDRLGNCRAVLFF; the protein is encoded by the coding sequence atgaaatctaTATACATTGTCGGTATAATCATCCTTATGGGACAAACAGAGTGTTTCGTTGAAGACACTACGAGCATTAAAATTTTGAAGGAACAAAGGACACTCTTAAGAAAATTGCAAAATTTCCAAGAACCGAAAGACGTGAAACCTTTGACATGGAACGAGATGCTTGCAGACGTATTAGTGAACAGAATAAAGATATTCTCATTCCACAAAGTGAATGAAAACGAAATTGTCAAAGACGACAAGCCGGCGAAGACGAATATTGTAACTACAGCTGTGAGCCAAGTGATGCTattttacaagaactgtatTTATGATAAATGGAGGATCAAGTATGAAGAGCCAAGTCATACAGTTGAAATTACTACTGAAGATGGCGTTGTAAGCGTAACGACCACGGCTGACATAGATGATCCGAAAGGTGATGTGGAAATTATAGAACCTAGATATCATGGGAAGCAGATAGATGGAGATCCTGACGATGACGAAGCTGTAGTGAACTGTCCTGAAGAATTCATAAAGGATGAGCAAGGAAATTGTGTGAACATACATTCTCGATTGATTATTTCTGTTCCAAATCAGTGTCCATATGGTTATAGGCGTGATAGATTGGGCAACTGCAGAGCTGTGCTTTTTTTCTAA